The following proteins are co-located in the Streptococcus anginosus genome:
- a CDS encoding nitroreductase family protein — MKFLELNKKRHATKHFNDKAVDPKDVRTAIEIATLAPSAHNSQPWKFVVVREKNAELAEIAFGANKDQITEAPVTIALFTDTDLVKRARKIARVAGVNNMSDELLQYYMQNLPVEYGHYSEQQKSDYLALNAGLVAMNLVLALTDQGISSNIILGFDKSKVNQVLDIDERFRPELLITVGYTDDKLDPSYRLPVDEIIEKR; from the coding sequence ATGAAATTTCTTGAATTAAATAAAAAGCGTCATGCAACGAAGCATTTCAATGATAAAGCAGTTGATCCGAAAGATGTGCGGACGGCGATTGAAATTGCAACTTTAGCGCCAAGTGCTCACAATAGCCAGCCTTGGAAATTTGTAGTTGTGCGTGAGAAAAATGCAGAATTGGCTGAGATTGCTTTCGGTGCAAACAAAGACCAAATCACAGAAGCACCCGTGACGATTGCTCTTTTTACAGATACAGACTTAGTTAAACGAGCTCGGAAAATTGCTCGTGTAGCTGGGGTCAATAATATGTCCGACGAATTGTTGCAATATTATATGCAAAATTTACCGGTTGAATATGGGCATTATTCTGAGCAGCAAAAAAGCGATTATTTGGCTTTAAATGCTGGTTTGGTGGCAATGAATCTTGTTTTAGCATTGACTGATCAAGGCATTAGTTCCAATATTATCCTTGGATTTGATAAGTCAAAAGTCAATCAAGTGCTAGACATTGATGAGCGCTTCCGTCCAGAACTTTTAATTACTGTTGGCTACACAGACGATAAACTGGATCCAAGCTATCGTTTGCCAGTGGATGAGATTATTGAAAAACGTTGA
- the uvrC gene encoding excinuclease ABC subunit UvrC, translating to MNNLIKSKLELLPTSPGCYIHKDKNGIIIYVGKAKNLRNRVRSYFRGSHDTKTEALVSEIEDFEFIVTDSNIEALLLEINLIKENQPKYNIMLKDDKSYPFIKITNETYPRLIITRQVKKDGGLYFGPYPDVGAANEIKRLLDRIFPFRKCTNPPEKVCFYYHIGQCRAHTICHNEPHFFQDMAQEVSDFLKGHDDKIIDELKRKMTSAAEKMEFEKAAEYRDLLQSIATLRTKQRVMAKDLQNRDVFGYYVDKGWICVQVFFVRQGKLIERDVNMFPYYNDPDEDFLTYIGQFYQEKSHLIPNEILIPSDIDDVAVQAVVDTKILKPQRGEKKQLVNLAIKNAQVSLQQKFDLLEKSVEKTQGAIENLGQLLNIPTPVRIESFDNSNIMGTSPVSAMVVFINGKPSKKDYRKYKIKTVVGPDDYASMREVIKRRYSRVMRDGLIPPDLIVIDGGQGQVNIAKDVIQNQLGLDIPIAGLQKNDKHQTHELLFGDPLKVVELSRNSQEFFLLQRIQDEVHRFAITFHRQLRSKNSFSSQLDGIEGLGPKRKQNLMRHFKSLTNIKKASVDEIVEVGVPRKVAEAVQEKLSKSTDKKITNS from the coding sequence ATGAACAACTTGATTAAATCAAAATTAGAATTGTTGCCTACTAGTCCAGGTTGCTATATTCATAAAGATAAAAATGGCATTATCATCTATGTCGGAAAAGCTAAGAATCTGCGCAATCGGGTGCGCTCTTATTTTCGTGGGAGCCATGATACTAAGACCGAAGCGCTGGTATCTGAGATTGAGGATTTTGAGTTTATTGTCACGGATTCTAACATTGAAGCTTTGCTGCTTGAAATCAATCTCATCAAGGAAAATCAGCCTAAGTACAATATCATGCTCAAGGATGATAAGTCCTACCCTTTTATCAAAATTACCAATGAGACATATCCGCGTCTAATTATTACGCGTCAGGTCAAAAAGGATGGGGGGCTCTACTTTGGTCCTTATCCTGATGTAGGTGCTGCCAATGAAATTAAGCGCCTGCTGGATCGAATTTTCCCTTTTCGCAAATGCACTAATCCGCCTGAGAAGGTTTGTTTCTACTACCACATCGGGCAGTGCCGAGCTCACACTATCTGCCATAATGAACCACATTTTTTTCAAGATATGGCTCAAGAAGTATCAGACTTTCTCAAAGGGCATGATGATAAGATTATTGATGAGCTGAAAAGGAAAATGACTAGTGCGGCTGAGAAAATGGAGTTTGAAAAAGCGGCTGAGTACCGCGACTTGCTTCAAAGCATTGCGACGCTTCGCACTAAACAACGAGTCATGGCGAAGGATTTGCAGAATCGGGATGTCTTTGGTTATTATGTAGACAAAGGCTGGATATGTGTGCAGGTGTTCTTTGTCCGTCAAGGAAAACTCATTGAGCGAGACGTGAATATGTTTCCTTACTACAATGATCCCGATGAGGATTTTCTGACCTATATTGGTCAATTTTATCAGGAAAAATCTCATCTGATTCCCAATGAAATTTTGATTCCGTCTGATATTGATGATGTAGCTGTTCAGGCTGTGGTAGATACGAAGATTCTCAAACCTCAGCGAGGAGAGAAGAAACAGTTGGTTAATTTGGCTATTAAAAATGCGCAAGTTAGTTTGCAGCAGAAGTTTGATTTGTTGGAGAAATCTGTTGAAAAAACGCAAGGAGCTATTGAAAATCTAGGTCAGTTGCTCAATATTCCCACCCCAGTTCGGATTGAGTCCTTTGATAATTCCAATATTATGGGAACCAGTCCTGTTTCAGCTATGGTGGTCTTTATCAATGGGAAACCCAGCAAAAAGGATTATCGCAAGTATAAGATTAAGACAGTTGTCGGTCCAGATGACTATGCTAGTATGCGAGAAGTGATTAAGCGCCGCTATAGCCGAGTCATGCGAGATGGTTTAATACCGCCTGATCTTATTGTCATTGATGGTGGTCAGGGTCAAGTCAACATTGCTAAAGACGTCATTCAAAATCAATTAGGGTTAGATATTCCTATCGCTGGTTTGCAAAAGAACGACAAGCATCAGACTCATGAATTGCTCTTTGGCGATCCTTTGAAAGTGGTCGAATTATCTCGCAATTCACAGGAATTTTTCCTTTTGCAACGCATCCAAGATGAAGTCCACCGCTTTGCCATTACCTTCCATCGCCAGCTCCGGTCTAAGAATTCCTTCTCATCACAACTAGATGGCATTGAAGGACTGGGGCCCAAACGCAAGCAAAATTTGATGCGACATTTTAAATCTTTGACCAACATCAAGAAAGCCAGCGTGGATGAAATTGTCGAAGTGGGTGTACCGCGAAAAGTGGCAGAGGCCGTGCAGGAGAAATTGAGCAAATCTACAGATAAAAAGATAACCAACTCCTAG
- a CDS encoding SDR family oxidoreductase, producing the protein MIYTITSATGQLGQKVVAEARKHLNSNEIRLSVRSPKKASQYVTAGIDVRAADYLDVNSMVEAWRGTDVLIYIPSISHPSIVRVPEFENSVIAAERAGVKHFIFVGFFADQVNSPFHMAAFFAYANTRLASAGFSYSIIKNAMYDDPLVPYLPELIERKAVIYPMGNAKMSFISREDSAEAIVKLAMSPVLQGKTYVLTQERNYTMLELANLLSEVSGHEIGYQPVTVEEFAAIYDQPKGFGVVLASLYQAGSQGCLDIVTDDFRTITGRQATDLKSYMKKNYQK; encoded by the coding sequence ATGATTTACACAATTACGAGTGCGACAGGTCAATTGGGGCAAAAGGTTGTTGCTGAAGCACGAAAACATTTAAATTCTAATGAAATTCGGCTATCTGTTCGAAGTCCCAAAAAAGCAAGTCAATATGTAACAGCAGGGATTGATGTTAGAGCAGCTGATTATTTAGATGTGAATTCTATGGTCGAGGCTTGGCGTGGAACGGATGTTTTGATTTACATTCCAAGTATTTCCCATCCAAGCATTGTGCGTGTGCCAGAATTTGAAAATTCGGTCATTGCAGCAGAAAGAGCTGGAGTTAAGCACTTTATCTTTGTTGGATTTTTCGCCGATCAAGTCAATAGTCCATTTCACATGGCAGCTTTCTTTGCTTATGCCAATACTCGTCTAGCGTCGGCTGGATTTTCTTACAGCATTATCAAAAATGCTATGTATGATGATCCATTGGTGCCTTATTTACCTGAGTTAATAGAGCGCAAGGCTGTTATTTATCCAATGGGAAATGCCAAAATGAGCTTTATTTCACGGGAAGATAGTGCAGAAGCCATTGTCAAACTGGCTATGTCACCTGTCCTACAGGGAAAAACGTATGTTTTGACTCAAGAACGCAATTACACAATGTTGGAGCTGGCTAATCTTTTGTCCGAGGTTTCTGGTCACGAGATTGGCTACCAACCAGTGACGGTTGAGGAATTTGCTGCCATTTATGATCAACCAAAAGGTTTCGGTGTTGTGCTGGCTTCTCTTTATCAAGCTGGAAGTCAAGGCTGTCTGGATATTGTGACAGATGATTTTCGGACAATCACAGGACGGCAGGCAACTGATTTGAAAAGCTACATGAAGAAGAATTATCAAAAATAG
- the pepV gene encoding dipeptidase PepV — protein MTIDFKAEVEKRRDALLADLFSLLEINSERDDTKADKEHPFGPGPVKALEKFLELAARDGYSTKNVDNYAGHFEYGEGAEVLGIFAHMDVVPAGSGWDTDPYTPTIKDGKLYARGASDDKGPTMACYYGLKIIKELGLSTSKKVRFVVGTDEESGWADMDYYFKHVGLPEPDFGFSPDAEFPIINGEKGNITEYLHFAGENGGATHLHSFTGGIRENMVPESATAVVSGNVPNLEDKLDEFAKEHGLRFEYQELPSGQITVTIVGKSAHGASPQSGVNGATYLAKFLTQFDFADSAKNYLEVAGNILLEDHAGKALKVDYVDEKMGALSMNAGVFRFDEASDDNTIALNFRYPQGTNPEMIKSKLENLPVENVTLSEHEHVPHYVPMEDPLVTTLLDVYEKQTGLKGYEQIIGGGTFGRLLKRGVAYGAMFPGYTDTMHQANEFIDVEDLFRAAAIYAEAIYELIK, from the coding sequence ATGACGATTGATTTTAAAGCAGAGGTTGAAAAACGTCGCGATGCTCTATTGGCTGACTTATTTAGCCTTTTGGAAATCAACTCCGAGCGAGATGATACGAAAGCAGATAAAGAACATCCTTTCGGGCCTGGACCTGTTAAGGCTTTGGAAAAATTCTTAGAATTAGCTGCGCGTGATGGTTATTCAACGAAGAATGTGGACAATTATGCAGGGCATTTTGAATATGGCGAAGGAGCTGAAGTTCTTGGAATTTTTGCACACATGGATGTGGTACCGGCTGGAAGCGGTTGGGATACAGATCCTTATACACCAACAATTAAAGATGGAAAACTCTATGCGCGTGGTGCGAGTGATGACAAAGGGCCAACAATGGCTTGCTATTATGGACTGAAAATCATCAAAGAATTAGGTTTGTCGACGTCTAAGAAAGTTCGTTTTGTAGTTGGTACAGATGAAGAATCTGGTTGGGCTGATATGGACTATTATTTCAAACACGTTGGTCTGCCAGAGCCAGACTTTGGCTTTTCGCCAGATGCAGAATTTCCGATTATCAATGGTGAAAAAGGAAACATCACCGAATATCTTCATTTTGCAGGGGAAAATGGCGGAGCTACGCACTTGCATAGTTTTACTGGCGGAATTCGTGAAAATATGGTTCCTGAATCTGCAACAGCAGTGGTATCAGGAAATGTGCCAAATCTTGAAGATAAATTAGATGAATTTGCAAAAGAACATGGACTTCGATTTGAATACCAAGAATTACCGAGTGGTCAAATAACAGTTACGATTGTTGGGAAATCCGCTCACGGAGCATCTCCACAATCCGGTGTCAATGGCGCGACTTATCTGGCGAAATTCTTGACCCAGTTTGATTTTGCAGATTCTGCTAAAAACTATCTTGAAGTGGCTGGAAACATTCTTTTAGAAGACCATGCAGGAAAAGCTCTGAAAGTGGATTATGTAGATGAAAAAATGGGTGCTCTTTCTATGAATGCAGGAGTCTTCCGCTTTGATGAGGCAAGTGATGACAACACCATTGCCCTTAATTTCCGCTATCCACAAGGAACCAATCCAGAAATGATCAAATCTAAATTGGAAAACTTGCCTGTAGAAAACGTGACATTGTCAGAGCACGAGCATGTTCCTCATTATGTTCCAATGGAAGATCCACTTGTGACAACGCTTTTGGACGTGTATGAAAAGCAAACAGGTCTGAAAGGTTATGAGCAAATCATTGGTGGAGGAACGTTTGGTCGTCTCTTGAAACGCGGTGTTGCTTATGGTGCTATGTTCCCAGGCTATACAGATACCATGCACCAAGCAAATGAATTTATAGATGTAGAAGATCTTTTCCGTGCAGCAGCTATTTATGCTGAAGCAATTTATGAACTGATTAAATAA
- a CDS encoding uracil-DNA glycosylase family protein produces the protein METLEDIKKAIMADSQNQAYTKRGIEPLFAAPKTARINIVGQAPGIRAQETRLYWNDKSGDRLREWMGVDYDTFYHSGYFAAIPMDFYFPGHGKSGDLPPRKGFAEKWHQPILDLLPDLELTVLIGQYAQKYYLHQKGTVKLTDTVKHYQDYLPEFFPLVHPSPRNQIWMAKNPWFAETVIPDLRERVQKIISR, from the coding sequence ATGGAAACGCTAGAAGACATTAAGAAAGCTATTATGGCTGATTCACAAAATCAAGCATATACAAAGCGAGGAATTGAGCCACTTTTTGCAGCGCCTAAAACGGCACGTATCAATATTGTCGGTCAAGCACCGGGCATCAGAGCGCAGGAAACGCGCTTGTACTGGAATGATAAGAGTGGTGATCGCTTGCGTGAATGGATGGGTGTCGATTATGATACTTTTTATCATTCAGGCTATTTTGCCGCGATTCCAATGGACTTTTATTTCCCAGGTCATGGAAAGTCAGGGGATTTACCGCCGCGTAAGGGCTTTGCTGAAAAATGGCATCAGCCGATTTTAGACTTGCTACCAGATCTTGAATTGACTGTTCTTATTGGTCAGTATGCTCAAAAATACTACCTTCATCAAAAAGGAACTGTAAAACTAACTGATACGGTAAAACATTATCAAGACTACTTGCCAGAATTTTTCCCGCTTGTCCACCCCTCACCACGAAATCAAATTTGGATGGCTAAGAATCCTTGGTTTGCAGAAACCGTAATCCCTGATTTAAGGGAACGGGTACAAAAGATTATTTCAAGATGA